The following is a genomic window from Stenotrophomonas maltophilia.
ACGGCATGGGCTGCATCTGCAACTGGGCGACAGCCAGGCCTGGGCATCGCTGCCGGCGCACGGCCGCTGCGAGGTGGAACTGGATGTGCCCAGCGAGCGACGCGGCTGGCTGGAACTGCCGCGCATCCGCCTGTCCACCACCCAGCCGCTGGGGCTGGTGCGGGCGTGGTCGTGGGTGTGGCCGGAACAACCGCTGCTGGTTCATCCGCTGGCCGAAGCGATGGCGCCGGCGCTACCCGAAAGTGGCAACGACCCGCTGCACACCCGCGCCCACGCCAGCGGTGAAGAACTGCACCAGCTGCGCGCCTACCGCACCGGCGATGCGCCGCGCAGCATTTCCTGGAAGCACTCGGCGCGGCGTGACAGCCTGCTGGTACGTGAGTATGAGAAGCCCATCGGCATCGACGTGGTGCTGGACTGGCACACGCTGGCGCCACTGGGCGGCGAAGCACGCATCGCGCGGTTGGCACGCTGGGTCGACAGTGCCGAGCGCGAAGGACGCCGCTACACGCTGCTGCTGCCGGCACATCCGCCCTTCGGGCCCGGCCAGGGCGCCAGCCACCATCAGCTGTGCCTGCGTGCACTGGCCCTGATGCCCCATGACTGACACCGCCATCGAACTTGATCGCGCCACACGCAACGCGACGCTGGCCAGTGCCGCGCTGGCCCTGTTGCCGCTGCTGCTGCAGCTGCCGCCGGTACTGGCGACGCTGATCGCCGTGGCCGCCCTGCTGACCGCCGCGCTGTCGTGGCGGCGCGTGCTGCCGATGCCGCTGCGCCTGCTGCTGGTGCTGGGCATGCTTGCGGCGATCGTGTGGCAGATGGGCCTGGTGCGACCCGGACGCGATACCGGCTGTGCGCTGCTGGCGGCGATGCTGGCCATCAAATCCAGTGAACTGCGCAGCCTG
Proteins encoded in this region:
- a CDS encoding DUF58 domain-containing protein is translated as MASRWARLQLLARPRSPEALPQRLDRHRIYVLPTRFGLFVAGVLAAMLLGALNYNNNPALLLALLLAAAAIASAIAAHLQLSGVQVDAIAAEPVPAGQPLRLRVDLSLRDPRARHGLHLQLGDSQAWASLPAHGRCEVELDVPSERRGWLELPRIRLSTTQPLGLVRAWSWVWPEQPLLVHPLAEAMAPALPESGNDPLHTRAHASGEELHQLRAYRTGDAPRSISWKHSARRDSLLVREYEKPIGIDVVLDWHTLAPLGGEARIARLARWVDSAEREGRRYTLLLPAHPPFGPGQGASHHQLCLRALALMPHD